A single Acetivibrio cellulolyticus CD2 DNA region contains:
- a CDS encoding aminotransferase-like domain-containing protein → MDFKFAKRMSQLRASEIREILKVTERLEVISFAGGLPAPELFPVEEIKEVNRIVLSEEGSKALQYTTTEGYTPLREWIAKRMNSKLRTQFAADNILLTHGSQQALDLSGKVFLDEGDVVLCESPTYLAAISAFRAYGCEFVEVPTDDDGMIPSELEKILEKTERAKIIYVIPEFQNPTGRTWSLERREQLVKAAMKYEVVVIEDNPYGELRFEGETLPSLKSFDKTGCVLCLGTFSKTFCPGYRIGWIAGEKGAIEKYVLVKQGADLQCNTIAQMEIAKYLELYDIDKHIEKIREVYRKRRDIMVKTMEEEFPEGVTFTRPKGGLFAWVELPAHINARDVLEICLKKNVAFVPGGSFFPNGGKENTLRINFSNMPEDRIVEGLKCIAGVLRELI, encoded by the coding sequence ATGGATTTTAAATTTGCAAAAAGAATGTCACAATTGAGGGCATCAGAGATAAGAGAAATCTTGAAAGTAACCGAAAGACTGGAAGTTATTTCTTTTGCCGGGGGATTGCCTGCACCGGAGCTCTTTCCGGTTGAAGAGATCAAGGAAGTAAACAGAATTGTACTTTCGGAGGAAGGCTCAAAGGCATTACAATATACTACAACAGAAGGTTACACTCCTTTGAGGGAGTGGATTGCAAAAAGAATGAATTCAAAGCTTAGAACTCAGTTCGCTGCAGATAACATTCTGCTGACGCATGGTTCACAGCAGGCTTTGGATTTGTCTGGAAAGGTTTTCCTTGATGAGGGGGATGTTGTATTGTGTGAAAGCCCGACATACCTTGCTGCAATCAGTGCATTCAGAGCATATGGCTGTGAATTTGTTGAGGTACCTACTGACGATGATGGAATGATACCTTCCGAACTTGAAAAGATTCTTGAAAAAACAGAAAGGGCTAAGATAATATATGTTATTCCTGAATTTCAGAACCCTACGGGAAGAACTTGGAGTTTAGAACGCAGGGAGCAGCTTGTAAAGGCTGCTATGAAGTACGAGGTCGTGGTGATTGAGGATAACCCATATGGAGAACTAAGGTTTGAAGGCGAAACTCTGCCGTCGTTAAAGTCCTTTGACAAGACAGGATGTGTACTTTGTCTTGGAACCTTCTCTAAAACATTTTGTCCGGGCTATAGAATTGGATGGATTGCAGGTGAAAAAGGTGCAATTGAAAAGTATGTTCTTGTAAAGCAGGGAGCAGATTTACAGTGCAATACCATTGCACAGATGGAAATTGCCAAATACCTTGAACTCTATGATATTGATAAACATATTGAAAAAATTCGCGAGGTGTACAGGAAACGTAGGGATATAATGGTTAAAACTATGGAGGAAGAATTCCCGGAAGGTGTAACCTTCACAAGGCCTAAGGGTGGATTGTTTGCGTGGGTAGAGCTTCCTGCCCACATAAATGCAAGGGATGTACTGGAAATATGCCTCAAAAAGAATGTTGCGTTTGTTCCGGGAGGCTCATTTTTCCCTAATGGAGGCAAGGAAAATACCTTGAGGATTAATTTCTCAAACATGCCGGAAGATAGAATTGTAGAAGGACTTAAGTGCATTGCAGGGGTATTGAGAGAATTAATATGA